A genomic stretch from Narcine bancroftii isolate sNarBan1 chromosome 9, sNarBan1.hap1, whole genome shotgun sequence includes:
- the LOC138742698 gene encoding E3 ubiquitin-protein ligase SIAH1-like → MSSAGVGNGGGKAGKHTAPSPAPSGLSPSAAAGCGTAAILGAGVSSPPPPLHPHQAAVAAAAAAAAQELTSLFECPVCFDYVLPPILQCQAGHLVCNTCRQKLTCCPTCRGSLSPSIRNLAMEKVASAVLFPCKYASTGCLLTLHHTEKPDHEDTCEYRPYSCPCPGASCKWQGSLEQVMSHLVHVHKSITTLQGEDIVFLATDINLPGAVDWVMMQSCFGRHFMLVLEKQEKYEGHQQFFAIVLLIGARKQAENFAYRLELNGNRRRLTWEATPRSIHDGVATAILNSDCLVFDAAIAHLFADNGNLGINVTISTCCSR, encoded by the exons ATGTCATCGGCCGGAGTGGGCAACGGGGGCGGCAAAGCCGGCAAGCACACGGCTCCTTCGCCGGCGCCGAGCGGCCTGTCGCCTTCTGCCGCGGCCGGCTGCGGGACGGCGGCGATTCTCGGCGCGGGGGTCTCGTCTCCTCCTCCGCCTCTGCACCCTCACCAGGCGGCCGTGGCCGCGgcggccgccgccgccgcccaGGAGCTCACGTCGCTCTTCGAGTGCCCAGTCTGCTTCGACTACGTCCTGCCGCCGATCCTGCAGTGTCAAGCCGGCCATCTGGTGTGCAACACCTGCCGGCAGAAGCTGACCTGTTGCCCCACCTGCCGTGGCTCCCTCAGCCCCAGCATCAGGAACCTGGCCATGGAAAAAGTGGCTTCGGCCGTACTCTTCCCTTGTAAG TATGCATCGACAGGATGTCTGCTAACCCTCCACCACACTGAGAAGCCAGACCACGAAGACACCTGCGAGTACCGGCCCTACTCTTGCCCCTGCCCTGGTGCCTCGTGCAAGTGGCAGGGCTCGCTGGAGCAGGTGATGTCGCACTTGGTCCACGTCCACAAGAGCATCACCACCCTGCAAGGGGAGGACATCGTGTTCCTGGCCACGGACATCAACCTGCCAGGTGCAGTGGACTGGGTCATGATGCAGTCCTGCTTCGGCCGCCACTTCATGCTGGTATTGGAGAAGCAGGAGAAGTACGAGGGCCACCAGCAGTTCTTCGCCATCGTGCTGCTGATCGGCGCCCGCAAGCAGGCAGAGAACTTTGCGTACCGCCTCGAGCTGAACGGTAACCGCCGGCGCCTGACCTGGGAAGCCACCCCGCGCTCCATCCACGACGGTGTGGCCACGGCCATCCTCAATAGTGACTGCCTGGTCTTTGATGCTGCAATTGCCCATCTCTTTGCTGACAATGGCAACTTGGGGATTAATGTGACCATCTCAACCTGCTGCTCACGATAG